The nucleotide sequence CTCGAGAGGTATTTAGCTTGTGAGCCTGTGGACATTGCTTGAAAGATGACATTCAGCAAGAGTTCCTCGATGCCGCCACATCCCTTCAATCCTGTCTGCAGCCACCAAGCAGCCTCCCAGGTTCAAGGCTGAGGTCGGGATCTAAGCTGAACAGGACTCGAACATGTATCTGTTCTCCCTCTGTGGCACTGGGAATTAGTTCAGTGATGCTCAGTGCCACCAATCTATTAGGAAGAGAACATTTTGATTCTGTGGGCACTCAGACATTTTAGGATTACTTTTAACTTTGGTCGATGGTGCAAAGTGGGCGTAATCCACTTAGCCACCATCATATAGCATGCCCAATTTTCTTGACCATTAAAGCCAGAAAGGAAAATTGGGCAAGGTGTATAATGGATGGCCAATTTGATATCGGCAAAATTTAAATTACCTCCTTTGTTTCTGAACAGATATAGCCATTTTTAGAACTGCATGGTGCATGGAACAGCAACATTTTCTATATTGTGGTTCCATTGTATTTACTTATCAGATGTTAAATTGAAGCAACTGAATCCATCCAATAAGTTGGGTTATACTGTCTGAAAAGTTAGATTCCTATTCAGTACGAATGTTGATCAAATCACATTATGATTAACAAAGAATATCTTATATCATCAATAAGGCTGAAACAGAAATTTTAACTGGATGAGATAGATAATATAGTCTGCAATATTGTCCAGTCAGTAAGGAGATTGAAACTTACGTATTTCTTTATTTATCTGCAGGAAATTCTATTACATCACAATGTTAAGAGATCCAGTTTCGCGCTACCTTAGTGAGTGGAGGCATGTCCAACGAGGAGCCACGTGGAAGACTTCCCTCCACATGTGTGACGGGAGGACACCAACACCGGAGGAGTTGCCAACTTGCTATGAGGGGAACGATTGGTCAGGTTGCACACTTCAGCAATTCATGGACTGCCCGTTCAACCTGGCTAACAATCGGCAGGTGAGGATGCTAGCAGATCTCAGCCTGGTGGGCTGTTACAACATGTCCTTTATCAGTGAGAAGAAGAGGGCCCAGATGCTTTTGGAAAGCGCCAAGAAGAACCTCAAAGATATGGCTTTCTTTGGTTTGACTGAATTCCAAAGGAAAACACAGTACTTGTTTGAGCGGACTTTTCATTTACAATTCATTAAACCCTTCATACAGTTCAGCAGTACTCGCGCATCGGGCGTGGAGACCGATAACGAGACGATCCATAGGATTGAGGAGCTCAACGACCTAGACGTGCAACTGTATGACTATGCAAAGGACCTTTTCCAACAGCGGTTCCAGTATAAGAGGCAGCTGGAAAGGATGGAGCGGCGGATACGGAatcaggaggagcagcagcaacagAAGGTCCCCGAGGAACTGCCCAAAGAGGAAATGGAAGAGCAGGGACGCGTACCCACAGAGGATTACATGAGCCATATTGAGAAATGGTAGCCATGGTGGACTACGGCTTATCTCAAGTTCTTAAAACAATGATGAATTAACTTTTGGTTTTCTAGATCATAACAGATCTTGGAGGTTGAAAGAAAATTTTTATGTCTGTAATTTTAAAATGAATCTGTAAAACAGAGATGTTTGCTTCAGAGCAGTTATGGGTCTTTCTAGACCGCCCAGGTGCACAACGGATCTGGATACAGAATCAAGCCAGGATACTCCAGCTGATCAACCATATGTTCTAAAGGCACTATCTTGTGACCTATTGTCGTGGATGTGTTTGGAGCTATTAGCAATGGATAACAAAACTTTTCAACTGCATTGTGGCGCCTGTAAATGCATCCTGCAATGAGAAAATGGTTGTGTTTGTGTCAGCTTAGTGACTGATGCTGTTTAACTCTCAACATGATATGCAGTTGTGTTCATTTTGGATGGTTTCATGgttttgaaaattttaaaattcAGGGTTGAAATTTTGTACAGCCACTGGCCAAGTGAACCACTGAGTAAAAGCATTCCCAGTCTCGTCCAATCCAGTCATTCCCACTAGGCCAATCTAATCCTCCTTTCTCTTTTGTTTGCTTTCTAACTCCTTTCCTGAAGGACTTGACTCCTTTGCTTGGGTACGGTTCCATGGAGATCGGTTGCCCTCCAGTACCTCATGCGAATGATTGTTACTCCCGTGTGATCCTTGACGTGAATGCAGGTCGATTATCTAACTGCGAGGGGCAACTTGGCCAAACATGATCCACTCCTCAGCCGCCACCCACACAGAGGTTGCCTTTTATTagcaggagtgggaaccctgcccgatttttttttttccccctttctgaAACGGAGTGCCGTGGTCAATTGTAGAGCCCTTACTGCTGTCTTGGATGAGATCAGCTATCTCGGCACAGACTGGGGATCGAACTTTTGGACCTTCTTGATCTGTGTGACTCAGAGACGCTGACTTTGTCCCTGAGCCCAGTTCAATTATCAGTGTCATGTTCAAATTGCTCTGTGTTCAGTTTTAATGCCATGTAGCAGTTGTGCACACACTGATCTCATCTGAGCCTATTGTTGCGGATACTTAGTATGTCGAGCCAATTCATacgggaaattaaaaaaaaaattactgtttttttttcacttATCACAGTTCTACATGGTATTGGGAATTCCCTTGATACTCATTTTGACAGGACTGAacttaaaatgaaaaaaaaaaatgaatattaTACCTTCGCTTATATAATTTTCTCAGCCATTCTGTAATAGTTCATATAGTCCTATAAGCAGGGCAAATAGGCCATTGTAGGTCTTGAGTCCCTTCACTACAACATTGAATGCCACTCTGTTACCATACATTTCATGTTGTTCATGTCAGGCACCAGCCTGGAAGCAATTCTAATTGTATGGCATTTCCTGAAAGAGATCCAACAATCTGATGGTACATTTTTTTGTGAGCGCAGACCAATTTTAGATTCATTTTTGAGTCCTGTAATGCTGGCCCTCTTACTCCATAACCTTGGTCTAATAGAAGCATTACGCACCAGCCGCTTTGTTTTGAGATTATGGAAGTGTGGCCTCGGACACTGTTTGAATAGAGTATCAAAGCCACTTTCCCAGTCAGGAGTTTAACTTGACCATTCTCGAGCTCAGTACTTTGAAAGCTGACTTTCAGCATCACAATGTGGAAATACTGATGGTACTTTCTTTAGAatccatcaccagatctgactGATCACAGGAAATGGAGGTGCTTTTTGTGAGGGGTGTAATCTTTGTTAGGTTAACCATTTTTAATTATGATAAAGCCATAACATATTTTATAATTCTACTATTTGGAGAGAGCAAGAAATCATATTTCTGCCCCTCCCCATTTTTGATTACTCTGGTTCTGAGGAATGACCCAAGATCAAATTTCAATAAAGACCAACTAAATTGGATGGGGTGAATGATTTTATTTGTTGTACACCACTATATCCCCTAACATGTACAACCATAGCTCTCTCACCTACACacacattctttctctctctctctctctcacttcagaGAAAATTTAAATGAGTCAAAGACAAATGTGGTTTCCATCTGTACCCGAACTGTTGTGGCTCTCTGTTTCAAATATGAGAGTCATTAGAGATGTAAAATATTCCAAATTTGGGTAATAAGTTATTTGTTATATTCAAAAACCAGAGAAGTAATTGAGTAGGCTTCTACTCAGCAATAACAAGTGACCACCTTCTTTCTCTCTGGAGATTTCAGATGGGCTCATCTTGTCAAATGGTCTACATTTATAAATGCAAAATCTGTGTAATCTGGATATAAATATTGCTGCTTTTGAAATCCTAATTTACTATTACTTTTGCTCCAATGTTGTCGATGTTAAAAGGGTTTTatttcccccaaaatccagcaatggTGGAAGTACAGTACCAGGGGCTGCTCAGGATTTGTTTTTATGTTGTGCTTATTCAACCTTCAAAGTTAATCATTTTGCCTGGGTGCACTTGGTTCCAACAAATGCAGTAACATTTTGGGAGCCAAGTTAGTTTCTGCTTAAATTGCTGCAAAGCCATATATGGAGTCTCTCTGGTTACCGCGAATGAAGGCGCCAGTGACAACTCAGTACAGTTTCTGTTTCCCCAGGCACCAAGTTCGAgcatttaaaggggaggtgtcaaCTTTGTAGCGAGTCCTTGGGCAGGCTGCTTCTGGAACAGTTGCAGGTTTCATGTGTTACTGTTTGATTAAAACAAAGACGAATAACTTGTTGTGGCAGATGCGATTGGTAATGCAGCTATGTAATCGTGGTCCCAACAGACCTGCTGGCTATCACTCATTGGGAGTGATGGGCTTTCATTTCGGGTGAAAATTTTAACATGTTTTGATATATGTCACTGAGAAACAAATGGATAAAATAAATGAATATGTTTAAATGGCTTTGCCGTCTATGTCACTATTATCAAACATAAATCGCACTCCTAACATTTTCACCAATGTTGATAGTTCATGTCACTAGTTCCGTCAGGTTGGTCAATTATGTGTGAATATTTTATGATGACACTACCCCTTTAAATGTATTGGTGACCGAGATGATGGCTTAAGTGCTCTGATGTTTCCTCCTGTCTAGGAAACCTTGTCACAGTCCCCATCAGGGGCAGCATATGTGAATGACCAGGAATAAAATATTTGAACCATTGTATGAAGGAATTAGAGACGACTTGGACAAGTTTTCTTTCTAAGAAACCATTTGTAAATCTGGAAGTGTTGCATGTGTTGTGAGCATTATATTTAGAACATACTCAACAAAAAATCTATAGAAAgtagggggggggcgggtggggggtaaATGAGAATTGCAATTGATGATATTACCGATAGGCATTTGAAAGGGTGGCTCATGATTAATGAGCGGTGAAGATGTGACTGAGCTTTCATTGTCTTCCTCGTGAGTGAGAGAATGACTAACGGCAATGCACCAAATGGAGTGTGAAGCTCTTTATTCATGGGCACTGTTCTGATCTTGGTTTCTTGTTTAACTCCGTAAATTCTTAACTGATGATTCCTGTGTGAATATTTGTTTTATAAATATATGAAAATTGTCTCCTCTGTTTCTTGAAACTCCTACACTGATTTTACAGATTTTACACACTGAATATCTGCGATTTTACTGTGATGTCGCACTTCATTCTAATGAGCTCTTCCCCACTGCAGTTAACCCACACTCATGTGATTTCACATTTTTGTGACATGGTAAATGTCACATGCTTGGGAAGAATAAGATGACTTTGGACCTACAGCTCCCAAAGTGATCCACCATTGGTGTTTCCCTCGtgtcatttctgggtctgttgCAGACTAATTGATTGAGatcgattgctatgattagtcaacaacaccATTATTGTATTATATGACTACCAGGGTGGTTAAAGGAGAACTAGATGGATCTATATATGTGCAAGTACATCCATCATGTACAGTAACCTCCTTTCCCATTGGTGTGCGAGCATGTACATAACCTCCATTCCCATTGGTGTCTAAGTATATCCATCATGTACAGTAACCTCCATTCCCATTGGTGTGCAAGCTTGTACAGTAACCTCCATTTCCATTGATGTGCAGGTACATCCATCATGTACAGTAACCTCCATTGGTATCCAAGTACATTCAACATGTACAGTTAACTCTATTCCCATTGGTTTGCAAGTACATCCAACATGTAGTTAACTCTGTTCCCATTGGTTTGCAAGTACCTACTTCATGTACAGTAATCTCTGTTTGATTCAAGTTGAGAACTACTCTTAAAATTCTGTTTGCCCACATATTCTCTTAATTTTCAATTGATGGACCCAGGCAAAAATTAGTACCGATAATCAACCTAAATGGAACAtcatggaaaagaaaaaaaaagtgctCCAGATTGTCTTAAATAACAATGAAAAGCCTGTGGATGTGCAGTAGTTTGTATTGAAGGCTATGCCTGGCAGCTTTCTTTCATCCAAAACAAGATGGGGGCCGGTCACCTGGCTTGAGTACTCCTATCTGAGTTTCATTAAAAACTTTATTAAACTTAGCAACTAATACCCCTTCATCATATCTTTCAGAAGCAAATGAAAAGAATGACATTCCGTTTTAAAATGCCAACATTTTGAAGGGATGTTCTCTGCTTTCAACAACTGGGGTGTAAATCTCACCAGTTTCTGTTTAATTTAAAGGTAGTGAATCAAAATCTAATTACTTAAGTTTTCCATTGGGTGACTTCATTCTGTAAGATTGTGTTCCTTCTCCCTGCAGCAAGCTGGCCAATCGGGCCTGGCTTCAACGATGTTCATTTTGTGCTTCCCAAATGGCTGAACAGTCACTTTCCTGCTCAGGTGTCTGCCAAGGACATTAATACAGCTCCAAAGAGCAGTAAGTGAAGCAGAGCAGATAATTTGTGTTGTTGAATTCACTGACATTGCCATTTCCAGCACTTACAAAACTGGTTTATAGTTCCATGGCATTGGAATCTGATATTTGCCATTATGTATATGTGTGTGAAATCAGAAAGAGTAAACTTACTCAATTCAAGTTTAAACAAAATATTTGCATCATTTATTTGCGTAAAAAATTGTATTAAAATACATTTCTTGATTAGTTCCAGTGTTCTTTGTACTTGAAATGGTGTATTTAAATATTCAAACCTTGAGATTTTTGAACCCTGCAAGGGTGGCGAAAATGTGCAGCTGAGCAGAACCTTAGAGCTTTTAAACAgccgtctcctctacattggggagaccaaatgcagactgggtgaccactttgcagaacacctccgttcagtctgcacacgtgaccctgagcttccggtcacttgacattttaattctccgttccactcccactccaacctctctgacctcggcctcctacactgttctaatgaagttcAACGGAAgcccgaggaacagcacctcttctttcgattaggcactttacaaacttccggactcaacatcaagttcaacaatttcagattataaactctgctcccattttttcggacagcaggtactagtaatgattctgctgttggcatttacagctcctctagacccatcttttgtttcttcacttgtcccattaccacccccttttgccttgcaccattatcccttcTGTCATTTACTCCTGCCTTACACCCTATCGCAGACTTTCTCTTGTTACTTCTTCACTTCTTCCCCTCTTCCCTTTCCCTGCCTcgctacttgcttaaaacctgttacatttgtaacattttccagttctgatgaaaggtcactgacctgaaatgcTGGCACATATTTGCAGTAATAATAATGGTGAGCTCATCCGCGCTCACCGTTGTTACATGTTAAGTCGGACAGCAAATTTTGACATCCGCACATGCACGGTTAAATGCGGAAACTTGGAAGTtactgtcagagataccctgctccaccacagggtgcgctgttgcagtcctcaCCAATAGACTTGGCACTGAAATCACTATAATGACATGAACTTGGGGTACTTACCCACTATTTCCGCACTGAACCCGGCTGAAAAAGTTAGGACTGGTGCATTCTAGAGTATGTGAGTTTTATACCGGTATGATGAAAGATAATTATTGctgacaacctctctggccctgaaaaaataattttacagttttattgagtCTCAATCCCTAAGAAGAAAATTCGTGTTGGAGATATTTTTAAGTTTaaaattaaaatacatttttaaaaacgttttttgtTTTCTCTCTTATTTCTCTTCCTTAACCTCatctgtatgtcccaatctttattttgctttccgtatatcatttaaatctaatttatatatcCTACTTTATATTTCCTGGTTAAGACTCTGTGTGCCTCGGTGAGGATTTTTTAATCTGATtagttgaagagcctcgctgtttcTTGTTCTGCTCGCGGACATCTCAGATGCCCTGCAGAGGGCGCCGCTGGAACAGATGCCAGATTGGAGCCAATCTACGCTCCAAAGTTCACGGAAACtgtgtgggcagctgtcagcgaggtgaatAGTGAACGCCGTTCCATTGCCACTGAGAGCAAAATCCgggctgttaactctgtttctgcacagatgctgcctgacctcctgagtatttcTAAAATtttttgtttatatttcagatttacagcatctgcagtattttgcattttaACAGCTTATCTGTTCAAAATACTGAGCCCAATGCTGCTAAACTGATAAAAGTGATGGTGAGAATAAGCACAGTGGACAGTTTAAAGGTTCCAAGGTGGGACGGATGCTGTGAAGGCTCTGGCAATCTCCCACCAGGAGCAACACTGAACTAGTTAATGTGCAGCAAAATCCATGTCATACCTCTGCTAAAATGTTTACTCCTCCACTGTTGAGCTAATTCTGTTTCAATTTCTGCAGCTGTTTTTAAAAACTGCCGCATCATTCTCAGGCAATTGCAGATTTTTGAAAAACATTCCTAATTTCATCCTTTAGGGTAGAAAAAGGTCATATATATTAGTGATCTTAGCTAAT is from Pristiophorus japonicus isolate sPriJap1 chromosome 6, sPriJap1.hap1, whole genome shotgun sequence and encodes:
- the LOC139265849 gene encoding heparan-sulfate 6-O-sulfotransferase 1-like, with the translated sequence MKLTVRNMVERTNKFILIIAGSAIFMMIVFQYVCPGTNCRISAPRGFQREEAVDIFPTPDPHYVKKYYFPVLDLERTVDFDIKGDDVIVFLHIQKTGGTTFGRHLVQNVKLEVPCECKPGQKKCTCYRPNRRETWLFSRFSTGWSCGLHADWTELTNCVPGVLNKKENKSRTPRKFYYITMLRDPVSRYLSEWRHVQRGATWKTSLHMCDGRTPTPEELPTCYEGNDWSGCTLQQFMDCPFNLANNRQVRMLADLSLVGCYNMSFISEKKRAQMLLESAKKNLKDMAFFGLTEFQRKTQYLFERTFHLQFIKPFIQFSSTRASGVETDNETIHRIEELNDLDVQLYDYAKDLFQQRFQYKRQLERMERRIRNQEEQQQQKVPEELPKEEMEEQGRVPTEDYMSHIEKW